GAGAAACATGAGATTCGTAATGCCGGGAGATAGGATAGGTTCTGCGGAGGAATACGTTAAAGGGGAGGGAGTTTACGAGGAGGGAGGAGAGCTTTTTGCCGCCGTTGCGGGAAAGCTCATCATCAAGGACAGAGTTGCAAAGGTGGAGAGCATCTCTCCGATCCCGGAGATAGTTAAGGGAGATGTTGTCCTCGGCAGAGTTGTGGACCTCAGAAACTCAATCGCTCTGATCGAAGTTTCAAGCAAAAAGGGAGAGAATAGGGGTCCGAGCAACAGGGGAATAGGAATTCTGCACGTCTCCAATGTCGATGAGGGATACGTAAAGGAAATTTCGGAAGCTGTGGGCTACCTCGACATTCTGAAGGCAAGGGTTATCGGGGACAACCTCAGGCTATCAACGAAGGAGGAGGAGATGGGCGTTTTGAGGGCTTTGTGCAGCAACTGCAAGACGGAGATGGTCAGAGAGGGCGACATCCTTAAATGCCCGGAGTGCGGGAGGGTTGAGAAGAGAAAAATCTCGACAGATTACGGCAAGGGAGAGTGGTAGTATGGAGGTAAAGATTATCGACATCGGAGAAGACTACGTAAGGCTCGTGATTAAAGGGGAGGGGCACACGTACCTCAACCTTCTCCAGCACTATCTGGTTGAGGATGAGGACGTAATTGTTGCCAGATACAACATCCCCCACCCTCTCATCGGAGAACCCGAGATTTACATAAAGACGAGTGGCGTTGACCCGCTTGAGGCGGTTAAAAGAGCCAATGAGAAGATTATAGCAGCTTGCAACACACTTTTAGAGCAGCTCTGAGCTCAGAACTCAAAACCCTCATCACCGTTCAGAGGGGCCCTTTCATCATCGCTCACTCAGCTTTACCCTCGCAGCTTTTAACCTTATCACAAAGGTCGCTCCGTGGGGCTTTGTATCTTCAACCCACACTTTACCCCCATACCTCTCCACGACCCTCTTGACGATGTAAAGCCCCAGTCCCGTCCCGCCAGTCTCACCGTACTTGAAGCTCTCCTTGAAAATCTGCCTCCTGATTTCCAAGGGGATTCCTACTCCGTAGTCCACAACCCTAATCTCGCAGTCATCCTCAAACTCACTGAGGATTATGTCCACCCTGTTCGTCCTTCCGTGCTTGATTGCGTTTGAAATGAGATTTTCAAGGACGGAGTATATTGCACCGTCCGCCATTGCAACACAGCTTCCCTTTATGTTTATCTCGATATTGAAAGACTTTGCCACCTCCTCTGCAACCTCTCGCATGTTGATGGGCTTCAGCTTCTCGCTCATCGTGAGAACAATTTTTTCGAGCTCCCTTATCTTGTCTATGTAGGAGCTGCTTTCCTCAACAGCTTTCATGACCTTGTCGAGAAGCTCCTCCCTTTTCGTCATTCGGTACGTCTCGACGTATCCCGATATGATCTGCAGCTTGTTCAAAATATCGTGTCTCAGCATCCTGTTTATCAGCTTGAGAATTTCCTGCAACTCGTTTACTTGAGCGTAGAGTTCTGCATATTTCTTCCTCTCCGCGTCGAGGTCGTAGTAGCTGAGAAGCGTGATTTCTGTCCTGTAGAATTTGTAGAGAACTGTCAGTAGCACTATGTTTGAGAATGTGAAAATGGCTGTAGAGAGGTCGAAGTCCAGCCACCCCCTGAAAGACCTCAGGAGGGCCACATCGCTGATGTACTTCAGTATGAAGTAAAGCAGAAAGGATTTGTAGTAAGCCGCAGACTCCGTTTTGAAGTAAGCAGCTGTGAGCGTTAACAGAGAAAGAATTATCACAGAGTCGCATATCAGAGTTTCCAGATGTATAAACGTTGACAGATTGGAGTACTCAAGACCTACCAGCTCATAACTGGAAAAAACAAGGATGGGTATTGCGAGGATTGCGGGCAGAAAGTGCTTTACATCGAAATACCTCATCTCCCTCAAAATCTTCCAGAGGAAGAATCCGAGAATCGGCGTTTCTGCCAGAAGGTATATCGGTATAAAGTACTCAAAGTGCTCAACCTTCAGTTGAAAGTCGCTCCTCACCCAAACCATCTGACCAACGCTGAGAATCGAGAGCAGCAATAATCCCGAAAAAAATGCGAGGGTGGAGAAGAGCGTTCTCCTTTCGCTCTTGGATGCTCTTGCTAAGTAGACTGAAGCGATAAATGCAACCATTACCAAAATAATATTAAATAGGTATATACTTGGCAGAAATACATAGGGGGGCAGACCGTAATAGTAATTTACGGTGAACAGAGTAAGCTCAAACAGTGATAGCAGCAATCCAACTGCGTAGATACTCATTATTGTTATTACGTTGAGGTAATTAATAAACCTAACTGCCAATTCTTTTCAAAAAAATTTATGTCTTTGTATAAACCAATAAAACTTTTTTACCTTGGGGCGAGGAGGAGCGATGGCCTACGAAGACCTCAGGGAGTTTATAGGCAGACTTGAAGATAAGGGGGAACTGGCGAGAGTGAAGCACGAAGTCAGCCCGATTCTCGAAATGAGTGAAGTTGCTGACAGAACTGTAAAGGCCGGAGGGAAGGCTCTGCTTTTCGAAAGGCCGAAGGGTTACGACATCCCGGTTTTTATGAACGCCTTCGGAACTGAGAGGAGGATGAAGCTCGCTCTCGAGGTGGAAAGGTTGGAGGAAATCGGGGAAAGATTACTTTCCGCGCTGGAATTCAGACCATCTTCTTTTATGGATGCTTTGAAGGGAGTTGGGATGCTAAAGGACTTCATGTCGTTCATCCCTAAAAAGACAGGCAAAGCTCCCTGCAAGGAGGTGGTGGCTGAAAGTCTGGATAAGTTCCCAATTCTCAAGTGCTGGCCGAAGGATGCGGGCAGGTTCATAACTTTTCCGGTTGTGATAACTAAAGACCCCGAAACCGGGGAGATGAACGCTGGAATGTACAGAATGCAGGTTTTCGATGGAAAAACAACCGGAATGCACTGGCAGATTCACAAGCACGGGGCGGAGCACTTCAGGAAGATGGCTGAGAAGGGAGGGGGGAAGATTGAGGTTGCCGTTGCCATTGGAGTTGACCCTGCAACCCTCTACGCTGCAACGGCCCCTCTGCCTTCGGGCATTAGCGAGTTCATGTTTGCCGGCTTTATAAGAAAGGAGAGGCTGAAGGTGACTGAATGCGAGACAGTTGACCTGCTCGTCCCAGCGAATGCGGAGATTATCCTTGAAGGATACGTGAGGGTGGATGAGATGAGAGTGGAAGGGCCCTTTGGAGACCACACCGGCTACTACACCCCACCAGAACCTTATCCTGTTTTTCACATAACCCACATCACTCACAGGGAGAACCCAATCTACCACGCCACCGTCGTTGGAAAGCCGCCGATGGAGGACGCATGGCTCGGCAAGGCGACGGAAAGAATTTTCCTCCCGATACTCCGGATGATGCATCCTGAAATTGTGGACATCAACCTTCCCGTGGAGGGAGCATTTCACAACCTCGCAATCGTTTCAATCAAGAAAAGATATCCGGGGCAGGCCAAAAAGGTCATGTACGCAATCTGGGGTACAGGAATGCTCTCTCTCACGAAGATTGTGGTTGTGGTGGATGATGATGTCAACGTGCACGACATGAGGGAGGTTGTCTGGGCGGTAACCTCGCGCTTCGACCCTGCAAGGGATGTCGTTATCCTTCCACCCTCTCCCACCGACTCCCTCGACCACTCCGCCTACATTCCAAACCTGGCGGGGAAGCTCGGAATCGATGCGACCAAGAAGTGGAGGGATGAGGGCTACGAGCGCGAGTGGCCGGATGTGGTGGAGATGGACGCAGAGACAAAGAGGAAAGTTGATGCAATCTGGAACGAGATAAGGAACATGGTTTTATGAGGAGCGTTGAAGCTTTATACTACAAGCTTTTCTCAATACCGAGAGCGGAAATAATGCTTGTAGCTTCTCTTTTTGCAGCTTTACTGCTTTCCCTGCTGGATGCTAGCCTTCTCTATCTGTGGGCTTTGGTTTTCGCTGTCTCACTTGCAGCCTTGAAGGTTGCAAAGCTGAAATTCGACCTTAAGAGAATCTCCTTCCTCGCAATCTTCATAACAACCCTCAGCACGCCGGCTGTTGTGTTAAAGGGCAATGCAACGGCTTCAGCCTTCGTCCTTTTCATCACTTACTACTTCTGCTCTGAAAGAAAGGCTCTATCAGTCCCGCTCGCATCACTGCCGTATATTGCCCTCAGCCCCCAAATTTCGACTCTGATAGGCCTTCTTATCTCAACCCTCCTTTTTCTGCTTTACATCAGAATTCTCGACGTCAAAGTTGGGGTTGTCAGGATTAGAAACTTCGTCGAGAAGTTCGTCCTGTTCTGGCTGACCTCCAATCCCAAATTCATGGAGGAGTTCCTTGAAGACTCTGCAGATGATTTCGAAGGCAGAGTGAGGTGCTTGGCGGTTAATGAAGCAAGGCTTGTTCAGACGGACTTCCACCCCGGCCCCTTCAGAAACGTTGGCGGAGCGATGCTTGTGGAGAAGCTCTCCGATGGTGGTATTTACCTCCACTCTCCCACTTCCCACGCCAGGAATCCAGTGAGTGCGGAGGAGGTGGAAAAAATCGTTTCGGCGGTCAGGTGCTCTGAAAAGGCTCTCACACCTCAAAAACCCTTTAAGGTTGAGAGCGAGAACTTTGAGGCCTACTGCTTTCCCTTTGCAGAAACGAGGATGGTCTTTGTCAGCGGAAAAAGGCACATCGACGATTTTATCATAAACTCCGAGAGCTTCGTTGTTGACTGCCACAACGCATACGAGGAAAACTACGACCCTGATGAAGGCGAGGTGGGGGAGATAGCGAGGCTGGTAAAGGTAGCGGAGGAAAGAACTTCTGAGCCCTCAAACGCTAAATCGGCATTCGTCCGCGTTGATGCCGAAACCGACAGCCTGTGCGGCTACGCTGCTGCGGTTCTGCTGGATTACGGGGAGGAGAGGTATGCGATTGTTGTTTTTGATGCCAACAACGTCGATTTGAGGTTCAGAAGACACGTCGAAAAGCTTTTTGGCGAGATGGGTTACACGGCGGTTGTTGCATCAACGGACAACCACGCCAAAACCGGAATGAGAGCCAAGCTCGCCTACAAGCCAGCGGGTCAGGATGAAAGGGACTGGGAAGTTGCGGAGAAGCTGGCCAATTGCTGCAGGGAAGCTGAGTTGAAAGATGCTGTTTTCAGCTACGGTGAGCGGAGAGTTAAAGTCAAGGTTATGGGGGAGAAGCTTTTGAGGGATGCCGAGGTGGCTGTTGAGAGAAGAGCAAAGGGGCTCATCGCAACTTTTTTAGCGTTCGCGGCCACAAACTATTTGTTAAGCACAATGTTGAGATTCATTGCTTAAAAGGAGGTGATCGTTATGGACGCAGAGACGTTAAAAGAGTTAATCAGGGATGATTTCGAGGTTATTAACGCAAATGAGACGGTTTCG
The nucleotide sequence above comes from Archaeoglobus fulgidus DSM 4304. Encoded proteins:
- a CDS encoding exosome complex RNA-binding protein Csl4 codes for the protein MRFVMPGDRIGSAEEYVKGEGVYEEGGELFAAVAGKLIIKDRVAKVESISPIPEIVKGDVVLGRVVDLRNSIALIEVSSKKGENRGPSNRGIGILHVSNVDEGYVKEISEAVGYLDILKARVIGDNLRLSTKEEEMGVLRALCSNCKTEMVREGDILKCPECGRVEKRKISTDYGKGEW
- a CDS encoding RpoL/Rpb11 RNA polymerase subunit family protein, which gives rise to MEVKIIDIGEDYVRLVIKGEGHTYLNLLQHYLVEDEDVIVARYNIPHPLIGEPEIYIKTSGVDPLEAVKRANEKIIAACNTLLEQL
- a CDS encoding sensor histidine kinase encodes the protein MVAFIASVYLARASKSERRTLFSTLAFFSGLLLLSILSVGQMVWVRSDFQLKVEHFEYFIPIYLLAETPILGFFLWKILREMRYFDVKHFLPAILAIPILVFSSYELVGLEYSNLSTFIHLETLICDSVIILSLLTLTAAYFKTESAAYYKSFLLYFILKYISDVALLRSFRGWLDFDLSTAIFTFSNIVLLTVLYKFYRTEITLLSYYDLDAERKKYAELYAQVNELQEILKLINRMLRHDILNKLQIISGYVETYRMTKREELLDKVMKAVEESSSYIDKIRELEKIVLTMSEKLKPINMREVAEEVAKSFNIEINIKGSCVAMADGAIYSVLENLISNAIKHGRTNRVDIILSEFEDDCEIRVVDYGVGIPLEIRRQIFKESFKYGETGGTGLGLYIVKRVVERYGGKVWVEDTKPHGATFVIRLKAARVKLSER
- a CDS encoding menaquinone biosynthesis decarboxylase, translating into MAYEDLREFIGRLEDKGELARVKHEVSPILEMSEVADRTVKAGGKALLFERPKGYDIPVFMNAFGTERRMKLALEVERLEEIGERLLSALEFRPSSFMDALKGVGMLKDFMSFIPKKTGKAPCKEVVAESLDKFPILKCWPKDAGRFITFPVVITKDPETGEMNAGMYRMQVFDGKTTGMHWQIHKHGAEHFRKMAEKGGGKIEVAVAIGVDPATLYAATAPLPSGISEFMFAGFIRKERLKVTECETVDLLVPANAEIILEGYVRVDEMRVEGPFGDHTGYYTPPEPYPVFHITHITHRENPIYHATVVGKPPMEDAWLGKATERIFLPILRMMHPEIVDINLPVEGAFHNLAIVSIKKRYPGQAKKVMYAIWGTGMLSLTKIVVVVDDDVNVHDMREVVWAVTSRFDPARDVVILPPSPTDSLDHSAYIPNLAGKLGIDATKKWRDEGYEREWPDVVEMDAETKRKVDAIWNEIRNMVL
- a CDS encoding DUF2070 family protein gives rise to the protein MRSVEALYYKLFSIPRAEIMLVASLFAALLLSLLDASLLYLWALVFAVSLAALKVAKLKFDLKRISFLAIFITTLSTPAVVLKGNATASAFVLFITYYFCSERKALSVPLASLPYIALSPQISTLIGLLISTLLFLLYIRILDVKVGVVRIRNFVEKFVLFWLTSNPKFMEEFLEDSADDFEGRVRCLAVNEARLVQTDFHPGPFRNVGGAMLVEKLSDGGIYLHSPTSHARNPVSAEEVEKIVSAVRCSEKALTPQKPFKVESENFEAYCFPFAETRMVFVSGKRHIDDFIINSESFVVDCHNAYEENYDPDEGEVGEIARLVKVAEERTSEPSNAKSAFVRVDAETDSLCGYAAAVLLDYGEERYAIVVFDANNVDLRFRRHVEKLFGEMGYTAVVASTDNHAKTGMRAKLAYKPAGQDERDWEVAEKLANCCREAELKDAVFSYGERRVKVKVMGEKLLRDAEVAVERRAKGLIATFLAFAATNYLLSTMLRFIA